In Halalkalicoccus sp. NIPERK01, the DNA window TCGCTCCTCGGCGAGGTTGTCCATGACGTAGGCGAACTCGAAGCCGCCCTTGCCCTTCTCCTCTGCCTCCTCGCGGTACTGCTCGATGACGTGGTCCGGAACGCTCCCGGTCTCGTAGAGCAATCGTCCGACGAGCGTGCTCTTGCCGTGGTCGACGTGGCCGATGATGGCCAGGTTCTGGTGTGGTTTCTCCCCCATGATCTCACCCGCGCCGGTTCGGCGCTACCGCTAGATAATCACTGTCAACGAAGAAATCCGTTTCGGCGACCGCCCGCGAAGACCCTTTACGTGGCGGTTCCCTCCACCCGGCATGGAGTTTCGCCGGCTGGTCCGCGGGCGGGTCGACCGGCCACAGCTAGAACGGATCGGCCGCGAGATCGCCAGCCGGTACGACCGCGAGCGCGTCCACATCTCGGTACTGGAGGCGGACAACTGGCTCTCGACGCCGTGTGTCGTCGACGAGGAGTGGTTC includes these proteins:
- a CDS encoding GTP-binding protein, yielding MGEKPHQNLAIIGHVDHGKSTLVGRLLYETGSVPDHVIEQYREEAEEKGKGGFEFAYVMDNLAEER